GGCAGCGACGCAGCTCCAGCAGCCGATACAGCGCTCCTTGCGGCGGCGGACGAAGCCCCGCTCGTCGTGGTACAGACAGCCGCTGATGCAGGACTTGACGCACGGTGCGTCGGCGCAATGCCGGCAGATCACCGGCCCGGTGCGGCCGCCGAAGGTCTCGACAAAGAGCCGCTTCCGGGGCAGGGGCGACTCGCTGATCGCGCCCAGCAGGGTTTTGGCTTTCGAGTGGCGCACGGCACAGCCCAGCTCGCAGGAGCGGCAGCCGGTGCAGCGGTCGGGGTCGACGACAATCTGTTCCATACTCAGCCCCCTACGCGGACAGACCCAGCCCCTGCCGCCGCTCGGCCAAGACGGCCAAGAGGGCCTGAGCCGCCTTCTCCGGGTCAGGCTCCACCAGGAGCCAGCCGCCGAAGAGGTCCTTGACCGTGGCGGTGAGCACCCTGGTGACTGCCGGCGAGCCCAGCACCGGTGGTGCCACGCCCAGGTGGGTGGGGATGCCCGCTGCCATCGCCCAGGTGCCGATGGCCACCGCCTTCTCGGTCACCGGCTCCGGCGCCGAGGCCACCAGCGGCAGCCGGTCCAGATCCACCCCCAGCCGATTGGCCACCGCCACCGCCACATCGGCGGCCCGGCTGTTGTCCACACAGGAGCCCATGTGCAGCACCAGGGGCAGCGGGCCGCCCAGGCCGGCCGCCTGCCCCACCGCGGTCAGCACCGCCTTGAGGCCGTCGCCGGCATACCGGTCGGTGGCGGCCGGGCTCATGAAGCCGTGGCGGGCAAAGGCGCCGGAGGCGCAGCCGGTGGCCAGGATGAGGACGTTGTGGCCCGCCAGGATCTCGATCATCCGGGTGTAGTTGGCGTCCTGGGGCACCTTCACCGTGTTGCAGCCGGCAAAGAGGCAGACCCCGTAGATGTTGCCGGCAGCGATGTTGTCCACCAGAGGCTTCAGGGGATCATCCTGGTCCAGGAGGGCCAGGGCGCCGACGATGGCCTCGGCGGAGAAGCCCGCCACCGCGGCCACGCTACCGTCCGGGATCTGCACCCGGGCCGGGTTGCGCTGGCGAAAGGCGGCGATCGC
This portion of the Thermodesulfobacteriota bacterium genome encodes:
- a CDS encoding 4Fe-4S dicluster domain-containing protein, which codes for MEQIVVDPDRCTGCRSCELGCAVRHSKAKTLLGAISESPLPRKRLFVETFGGRTGPVICRHCADAPCVKSCISGCLYHDERGFVRRRKERCIGCWSCVAACPFGVITPDPVLGLAVKCDRCHKSAMPACVEACPTGALTLADLDAVAAAARRQVLAAEAGQKKGA